TGATTGTCTATGTAAACCTTGGCGCTTTCACTCTTAAAAATATTAGCAATAATAATGAATGAATGAAAGAAAGTTCTTTGCTTTGACAAGCAAATTCAAATCCTTCTTTTTTCCGCAAGTATTTCTAAAGTTTCTATTGACAATAATGTTGACCTTTGGTGTCAGTTTGTGAGTAGATGGTCATTTTTTGTTTAATGATGGCAGACGCCTATGATGTCAACTAACATTTTATAAATTCAGCGTGAGGGTGAACTAGCCTCTGAATTCTATTGACACCTTGATGGTTGCCATATGTCAACAATGCATCAACTGAGCTTTATGATGGTTTGTAGTACAGTTTCTATCGGCCCATTTTCCTTCTGCGGTTGATGCGGTCAGGGTACCGTCTCTGAAACATTTTCAGTTGAAGCACATTTTTCTTCTTCAAGTCAAGCGTTTCATTCCATCTGTCCTTCGAAGTGTTTAAACTCTACAACTGCTGATTTTCTGCGTCCCCCCCCAACAGCTTCACAATTTTCTTTTACGATTTATTTTCGTGAATGGGGACACGTGTTCCGTTGCACACGACGTTCTCGACAGAGAATAAAACGGCAGCGTGAGATAGACCCCAATTCTACTTTCTCATCAGCCATTAACAATGCCATCTAGAAAAAACCATTAACAATTCTTCACCGCATCACTCTCTTTTCGTTTTTCCCTGCTACCGGGATACACATGTCCCGCCCAGTAGGTAGTAGGTAAGGTAATCGTGAATTGATGTAGCCGTTTGTTTAAGAGATCTTGCAAGAGTGATAAACAAAGAATATCCATATTCAAAACTTATGTTGGAAACATACTATGATTCAGAAGCCAGGACTCATCCGCGGCACAAAAATATTATTAGTAGTATCTCATTCAACATCGATGGACCAAGGTAACACAGAACTGAAGATTTCCATCAACTGTCAGTGGCTAACAAGAACAGATTCCAGAGGAAAAGCAAGGCATAAACATAAGCCTGAAACAGGAGCAAGCATTGCCGATCTGCTCCGTTTACATACTACTAGTACTATACATCCACACACAAGCACGCACGCACACAGATATCTTCTTTGGGACCTCAAGCGCAGAtgctgttcttagccattgcgcaGAGTGTCGAAGGCATGAAGAAGACCTCTTTCACGAGGAAGAGATCGAAAGATTCAAGAGCGAGAACACCCCAGCCTCCTGAGGTTCCTGATGTGCTTGAGCACGCCCCGGCAGACGCGCAGCCTGAAGCTGCGGACGGCGATCCTGAGCCTCTTGAGCCGGACGCAGATCCTCGACGCCCTGACGACCCTGCACCCGCCGCCCCTCGACGATGCCGCCGCTGCCGGGCGCCTCGTCGGCGCATTCTTCTCGAGCGCCTTGTGGATCAGGAACTGCGCCTTCAAGTGCCGCGCCTCCTCGGCGTCCACCTTGTCCACCTTCGCGTAGCCCATCGGCGCAGCCCTCATGAGCAGCATGGTGACGCAGGGACGAGCGAACGATGGGGAAGAGGAGATGATTCTTGTGGTGATGTTGGTACACTACGATATGAGCTTCTTCTTTGCAGCTGTATGTGTTGGAAGCTGGCCTGGGACGTGTGCCCATGTTCTCTGTTATATAGACAGGCCATGGACAGTGCAGGCCTCAGGCGGGGCAGCTGGGCGGGGCAGGCAGGCTAGGCCGGTTCTACCTCTGGCCTCACATTTTCAATGGCATTATTGATGAGATCACCGGAGTATTAGTTGGACAGGCCATGTCAATATTTATCATTATTTTTCTGATTATTATTATTTCCATGCTCATGAATGAGGCAAAGAaaatacccgcaaaaaaaaaaagaatgagGCAAAGAAAATGCAGGCTCTACTCGTAGGACGGCATGACACCATCACTAGAGCAAATATATGGATTGTAAACTTGTCATTCCTTTTCCACCTTGAAGAGAGTGAGAGCACTGAAAATTCTAACTTGGGTTGTGATTTCTATTTTGGCAAAGTCATGGGTTGCCAAAAGTGAAGGCCAATTAGGAGCTGCTGGTGCGACTTCTAGTACGTATAAGTAATTATACGCTTCCATGTGGCCAGAAGTACAGAAACAAATAATGGATTTAATCCTGAAGAAACAAATAATGGATGTACTAATGGCTTTTCCCTCCATGGAGGAGCTGGAAAGAGAAGGACCGGCTGAAAGTACCGCAAATGACAAATCCATATGATTCCGGTTTCAGTCTGTCAGGTTTCATCATAAGTTCATAACAAGGCCGGTTTAACAGCTACCAGCGTGATTTCCAATGGTGCCAGGACTATGATCTTCGCCTGCAAAAAAGATAAAACACTGAATCACAGCACAGACAGAACGAATTTGAAAGAAAAATAGCCATATCCCCTTTTACTTTTATCCTGACCACttcgtttgttttgttttttcctTCAGTAACTTCGGTGAGAAGATCATGTTAATGTTAGTGTGGGACTATAGTTTTGATCATGTGAAGATACAAACATCCAAATTCGTTTTCGCAAATGTACACATTCTTTTAATCGGAATGTCAATACTCCTCTAATCACTTAATCAGATGCAAGTCAACTGATTAATAGAGAGAGATGGTAGGTACAGTGGGGAGAAGAAGAGATAAACAAGTATTGTCAGAGGGAATCGCATCCGGACCTAGGTAAGCCGGCACCAAATGCCACACTTCGAGCCAGAAAAAAAAAGTTCCTTAGCGTCCTGAGAGGTCAGCTAGCTTCTGACTCTTCCCGCCTGTGTGGTCACTGAAGAACCGGCGGAGGGGGCACTTTAAATATTTTTTGAGTTGATTTTAAGCAGGCCCAGAGTTCGTGGAATATTTGTTTATGCAGGCAAAATAAGCATCAATTTGCGCATCTCGATTGCGCTAGGGGAATACAAATATTCAAGTTTATGATTCTTAAATTTCTCACGAATACGGTTACCAGATCAACGTGCCAGCTTGAACTGCCGGCGCTCTGAATCTGACGATTAGCGCATCGGAATAGCCGTGGCGCTGGAAAAAGGA
This region of Lolium perenne isolate Kyuss_39 chromosome 2, Kyuss_2.0, whole genome shotgun sequence genomic DNA includes:
- the LOC127330142 gene encoding uncharacterized protein; this encodes MLLMRAAPMGYAKVDKVDAEEARHLKAQFLIHKALEKNAPTRRPAAAASSRGGGCRVVRASRICVRLKRLRIAVRSFRLRVCRGVLKHIRNLRRLGCSRS